Proteins encoded by one window of Lycium barbarum isolate Lr01 chromosome 11, ASM1917538v2, whole genome shotgun sequence:
- the LOC132618433 gene encoding phosphatidylinositol 3,4,5-trisphosphate 3-phosphatase and protein-tyrosine-phosphatase PTEN1: protein MGLRLSKQGFKKPDNLSINGLHHSLINYLSRSFKLRNLVSKQRRRMLVGGYDLDMTYISDRILAMSFPAEHVRAVFRNPLWQVKSVLDMRHAGHYKVYNLCIEQAYDASHFHGRVERYPIDDNHVPPLEMIKDFCEDVYSWLSSDPKNIAVVHCMAGKGRTGLMVSSYLVYTGMSAEEALRVYAEKRTTNNEGVSIPSQRRYVKYWEHALSFPKGVPCGPPTVNLPKSCQRELLRIRLYDTTNAESIFFVVSELQRVPGEKYCPPAEVSKSCCRQIKNGIQRTYSPRYFYSFVEGNEDEMEQEKKEPRLVVQMDTESSMLYQKTCLDHFYDKPVQVCGDVRIIFYEKLIGGRLFYACFNTAFIRNDLLQFSLRELDKVGRKGRSMTGSSFCLELFFGPANGDYLPTPPLHDDDLSDC, encoded by the exons ATGGGATTAAGATTATCAAAACAGGGGTTCAAGAAGCCCGATAATCTGAGTATCAATGGTCTCCACCATAGTCTGATAAATTATCTGTCAAGAAGTTTCAAGTTACGTAACTTGGTGTCGAAACAAAGAAGGCGAATGCTTGTTGGCGGGTATGATCTTGACATGACTTATATATCAGATCGAATTTTAGCAATGTCATTTCCTGCAGAACACGTGCGAGCAGTGTTTCGCAACCCTTTGTGGCAGGTTAAGTCTGTACTGGATATGAGACATGCTGGACATTATAAG GTGTATAACTTATGTATAGAGCAGGCTTATGATGCCTCACATTTTCATGGCCGAGTGGAGAGGTATCCGATTGATGACAATCATGTCCCTCCTCTCGAAATGATAAAGGATTTTTGTGAAGATGTCTACTCATGGCTCTCAAGTGACCCCAAGAATATCGCTGTTGTACACTGCATG GCAGGAAAAGGCCGAACAGGGTTAATGGTTAGTTCGTACCTAGTTTACACTGGCATGTCAGCTGAGGAGGCTCTGCGAGTGTATGCAGAGAAGCGAACAACTAATAATGAAGGG GTATCCATTCCAAGCCAACGTAGATACGTCAAATATTGGGAGCACGCACTTTCCTTTCCAAAGGGTGTTCCTTGTGGTCCTCCAACTGTCAACTTGCCTAAGTCATGTCAGAGAGAGCTGCTTCGCATTAGATTATATGACACTACAAACGCCGAGTCCATCTTTTTCGTTGTATCTGAGTTGCAAAGA GTTCCAGGAGAGAAATATTGTCCACCTGCAGAGGTCTCAAAGAGTTGCTGCAGACAAATTAAGAATGGTATTCAGAGAACTTATAGCCCTCGATATTTTTATTCGTTCGTTGAGGGAAATGAAGATGAGATggaacaagaaaagaaggaacctCGTCTCGTAGTCCAAATGGACACAGAAAGCTCCATGCTCTATCAGAAAACCTGTCTTGATCACTTCTATGACAAACCAGTGCAA GTCTGTGGAGACGTGCGTATCATATTCTACGAAAAGCTCATAGGAGGACGTCTTTTCTACGCTTGCTTTAATACTGCTTTTATTCGGAATGATCTTCTGCAG TTTTCGTTACGGGAGCTAGACAAAGTTGGGAGAAAGGGTAGGTCCATGACTGGTTCTTCATTCTGCTTGGAGTTGTTCTTTGGTCCGGCGAATGGCGATTATTTGCCAACACCTCCGTTGCACGATGATGATCTTAGTGATTGTTAA